From one Sciurus carolinensis chromosome 9, mSciCar1.2, whole genome shotgun sequence genomic stretch:
- the Tnk2 gene encoding activated CDC42 kinase 1 isoform X4 — MPAARRFPGLELSFPLLARLRRRLYTRLGSSSMQPEEGTGWLLELLSEVQLQQYFLRLRDDLNVTRLSHFEYVKNEDLEKIGMGRPGQRRLWEAVKRRKAMCKRKSWMSKVFSGKRLEAEFPPHHSQSTFRKPSPTPGGPVGEGPLQSLTCLIGEKDLRLLEKLGDGSFGVVRRGEWDAPAGKTVSVAVKCLKPDVLSQPEAMDDFIREVNAMHSLDHRNLIRLYGVVLTPPMKMVTELAPLGSLLDRLRKHQGHFLLGTLSRYAVQVAEGMGYLESKRFIHRDLAARNLLLATRDLVKIGDFGLMRALPQNDDHYVMQEHRKVPFAWCAPESLKTRTFSHASDTWMFGVTLWEMFTYGQEPWIGLNGSQILHKIDKEGERLPRPEDCPQDIYNVMVQCWAHKPEDRPTFVALRDFLLEAQPTDMRALQDFEEPDKLHIQMNDVITVIEGRAENYWWRGQNTRTLCVGPFPRNVVTSVAGLSAQDISQPLQNSFIHTGHGDSDPRHCWGFPDRIDELYLGNPMDPPDLLSVELSTSRPTQHLGRVKREPPPRPPQPAIFTQKPTYDPVSEDQDLLSGDFKRLGLRKPGLPRGLWLSKPSARVPGTKAGRSSGGEVTLIDFGEEPVIPASRPCAPSLAQLAMDACSLLDKTPPQSPTRALPRPLHPTPVVDWDARPLPPPPTYDDVAQDEDDFEVCSINSTLVGAGLSAGPSQGETNYAFVPEQGRLPPALEDNLFLPPQGGGKPPSLAQTSEIFQALQQECMRQLQVPTGSLAPSPSPGADDKPQVPPRVPIPPRPTRPRVELSPAPSGEEEIGRWPGPASPPRIPPREPLSPQGSRTPSPLVPPGSSPLPLRLSSSPGKTMPTTQSFASDPKYATPQVIQAPGPRAGPCILPIVRDGKKVSNTHYYLLPERPPYLERYQRYLHEAQSPEDPAPLPVPLLLPPPSTPAPAAPTATVRPMPQAAPDPKANFSTNNSNLGARPPALRATARLPQRGCPGDGPEAGRPADKIQMLQAMVHGVTTEECQAALQSHGWSVQRAAQYLKVEQLFGLGLRPRVECHKVLEMFDWNLEQAGCHLLGSCGPAHHK; from the exons ATGCCGGCAGCTCGTCGTTTTCCTGGCCTAgagctctccttccctctcctggcCAGACTGCGGCGACGACTGTACACA AGACTGGGGAGCAGCAGCATGCAGCCAGAGGAGGGCACAGGTTGGTTGCTGGAGCTGCTGTCTGAGGTGCAGCTACAGCAATACTTCCTACGGCTCCGGGATGACCTCAATGTTACCCGCCTGTCCCACTTTGAATATGTTAAGAATGAGGACCTGGAGAAGATTGGCATGGGCCGGCCCG GCCAACGACGGCTATGGGAAGCCGTGAAGAGGAGGAAAGCCATGTGCAAACGCAAGTCTTGGATGAGTAAG GTATTCAGTGGAAAGCGACTGGAGGCAGAGTTTCCCCCTCATCACTCTCAGAGCACCTTCCGGAAGCCCTCGCCCACCCCTGGAGGCCCAGTGGGTGAGGGGCCTCTGCAAAGCCTCACCTGCCTCATTGGGGAAAAAGACCTGCGCCTCCTTGAGAAGCTGGGAGATGGCTCCTTTGGCGTGGTGCGCAGGGGCGAGTGGGACGCCCCTGCAGGGAAGACG GTGAGTGTGGCTGTAAAGTGCCTGAAGCCAGATGTGCTGAGCCAGCCAGAGGCCATGGATGACTTCATCCGGGAGGTCAATGCCATGCATTCACTTGACCACCGAAACCTCATTCGCCTCTATGGTGTAGTGCTTACACCGCCCATGAAGATG GTGACAGAGCTGGCACCTCTGGGATCCCTGTTGGACAGACTACGTAAGCATCAGGGTCACTTCCTCCTGGGGACTCTGAGCCGCTATGCTGTGCAGGTGGCTGAAGGCATGGGCTACCTGGAGTCCAAGCGCTTTATTCACCGTGACCTGGCTGCCCGAAATCTGCTATTGGCTACCCGTGACTTGGTCAAGATTGGGGACTTTGGACTGATGCGAGCACTACCCCAGAATGATGACCACTATGTCATGCAGGAACATCGCAAGGTGCCCTTTGCCTG GTGTGCCCCTGAAAGCCTGAAGACACGTACCTTCTCCCATGCCAGTGACACCTGGATGTTTGGGGTCACATTGTGGGAGATGTTCACCTATGGCCAAGAGCCCTGGATTGGCCTCAATGGCAGTCAG ATCCTGCATAAGATTGATAAGGAGGGGGAGCGACTACCCCGGCCTGAGGACTGCCCCCAGGACATCTATAATGTCATGGTCCAGTGCTGGGCCCATAAGCCAGAAGACAGACCCACGTTTGTGGCCCTGCGGGACTTCCTGCTGGAG gcccagcccactgATATGCGGGCCCTTCAGGACTTTGAGGAACCTGACAAGCTGCACATCCAGATGAATGATGTCATCACTGTCATTGAGGGAAG GGCTGAGAACTACTGGTGGCGTGGACAGAACACACGGACACTGTGCGTGGGACCCTTTCCTCGCAATGTGGTGACCTCCGTGGCTGGCCTGTCAGCCCAGGACATTAGCCAGCCCCTACAGAATAGCTTCATCCACACAGGGCATGGCGACAGTGACCCTCGCCACTGCTGGGGCTTCCCTGACAGGATTGATGA ACTCTATCTGGGAAACCCCATGGATCCTCCCGACCTGCTGAGTGTGGAACTGAGCACCTCCCGACCCACCCAGCACCTAGGAAGGGTGAAAA GGGAGCCTCCACCTCGCCCACCTCAGCCTGCCATCTTCACTCAGA AACCAACCTATGACCCTGTGAGTGAGGACCAAGACCTACTATCTGGTGACTTCAAGAGGCTGGGCCTGCGGAAGCCAGGTCTGCCCCGAGGGCTGTGGCTGTCAAAGCCCTCAGCCCGGGTGCCAGGCACCAAGGCAGGCCGAAGCAGTGGTGGCGAGGTCACACTCATTGACTTTGGCGAGGAGCCTGTGATTCCAGCCTCTCGGCCCTGTGCACCCTCTCTGGCACAGCTGGCCATGGACGCCTGCTCCTTGCTGGACAAGACCCCTCCACAGAGTCCTACACGGGCACTGCCACGACCCCTGCATCCCACGCCTGTGGTGGATTGGGATGCACGCCCGCTTCCTCCGCCCCCTACCTATGATGATGTGGCCCAAGACGAAGATGACTTTGAGGTCTGCTCCATCAACAGCACCCTGGTGGGTGCAGGGCTTTCAGCTGGGCCTAGCCAGGGAGAGACCAATTATGCCTTTGTGCCAGAGCAGGGGCGGCTCCCCCCTGCCCTGGAGGACAACCTGTTCCTCCCACCTCAGGGTGGGGGCAAGCCTCCCAGCTTGGCCCAGACCTCAGAGATCTTCCAGGCACTGCAGCAGGAGTGTATGCGGCAGCTGCAGGTCCCAACCGGTTCACTGGCCCCTTCACCCAGCCCAGGGGCTGATGATAAGCCTCAGGTGCCTCCACGGGTGCCCATCCCCCCTCGGCCCACACGCCCACGTGTTGAGCTATCTCCAGCCCCCTCAGGTGAGGAAGAGATAGGTCGTTGGCCTggacctgcctctcctccccgCATACCTCCCCGAGAACCTCTGTCCCCTCAAGGCTCGAGGACCCCCAGCCCCCTGGTACCACCTGGCAGTTCCCCGCTGCCACTCCGGCTCTCAAGCTCACCTGGGAAGACCATGCCCACCACCCAGAGCTTTGCCTCAGACCCCAAGTATGCTACACCCCAGGTGATCCAGGCTCCTGGCCCACGCGCAGGTCCCTGCATCTTGCCCATTGTCCGGGATGGCAAGAAGGTCAGCAACACCCACTATTACTTGTTGCCTGAGCGCCCACCCTACTTGGAGCGCTACCAGCGTTACCTGCACGAGGCCCAGAGCCCTGAAGATCCGGCCCCTCTGCCTGTACCCCTGCTATTGCCCCCGCCCagcaccccagcccctgctgccccCACTGCCACTGTTCGACCAATGCCCCAGGCTGCCCCAGACCCCAAGGCCAACTTCTCCACCAACAACAGCAACCTAGGTGCCCGGCCACCAGCCCTGAGGGCCACTGCTCGGCTTCCACAGAGGGGCTGCCCTGGGGATGGGCCAGAGGCTGGACGGCCAGCAGACAAGATCCAGATG CTACAGGCCATGGTGCATGGGGTGACCACAGAGGAGTGCCAGGCGGCCCTGCAGAGCCACGGCTGGAGCGTGCAGAGGGCTGCCCAGTATCTGAAG GTGGAGCAGCTCTTTGGGCTCGGTCTACGGCCACGAGTGGAGTGCCACAAAGTGCTAGAGATGTTCGACTGGAACCTAGAGCAAGCTGGCTGTCACCTTCTGGGCTCCTGTGGCCCTGCCCACCACAAGTGA
- the Tnk2 gene encoding activated CDC42 kinase 1 isoform X1, with amino-acid sequence MPAARRFPGLELSFPLLARLRRRLYTRLGSSSMQPEEGTGWLLELLSEVQLQQYFLRLRDDLNVTRLSHFEYVKNEDLEKIGMGRPGQRRLWEAVKRRKAMCKRKSWMSKVFSGKRLEAEFPPHHSQSTFRKPSPTPGGPVGEGPLQSLTCLIGEKDLRLLEKLGDGSFGVVRRGEWDAPAGKTVSVAVKCLKPDVLSQPEAMDDFIREVNAMHSLDHRNLIRLYGVVLTPPMKMVTELAPLGSLLDRLRKHQGHFLLGTLSRYAVQVAEGMGYLESKRFIHRDLAARNLLLATRDLVKIGDFGLMRALPQNDDHYVMQEHRKVPFAWCAPESLKTRTFSHASDTWMFGVTLWEMFTYGQEPWIGLNGSQILHKIDKEGERLPRPEDCPQDIYNVMVQCWAHKPEDRPTFVALRDFLLEAQPTDMRALQDFEEPDKLHIQMNDVITVIEGRAENYWWRGQNTRTLCVGPFPRNVVTSVAGLSAQDISQPLQNSFIHTGHGDSDPRHCWGFPDRIDELYLGNPMDPPDLLSVELSTSRPTQHLGRVKREPPPRPPQPAIFTQSKWGCSGCLGPCPRPLSSLTSPLFLEEPTYDPVSEDQDLLSGDFKRLGLRKPGLPRGLWLSKPSARVPGTKAGRSSGGEVTLIDFGEEPVIPASRPCAPSLAQLAMDACSLLDKTPPQSPTRALPRPLHPTPVVDWDARPLPPPPTYDDVAQDEDDFEVCSINSTLVGAGLSAGPSQGETNYAFVPEQGRLPPALEDNLFLPPQGGGKPPSLAQTSEIFQALQQECMRQLQVPTGSLAPSPSPGADDKPQVPPRVPIPPRPTRPRVELSPAPSGEEEIGRWPGPASPPRIPPREPLSPQGSRTPSPLVPPGSSPLPLRLSSSPGKTMPTTQSFASDPKYATPQVIQAPGPRAGPCILPIVRDGKKVSNTHYYLLPERPPYLERYQRYLHEAQSPEDPAPLPVPLLLPPPSTPAPAAPTATVRPMPQAAPDPKANFSTNNSNLGARPPALRATARLPQRGCPGDGPEAGRPADKIQMLQAMVHGVTTEECQAALQSHGWSVQRAAQYLKVEQLFGLGLRPRVECHKVLEMFDWNLEQAGCHLLGSCGPAHHKR; translated from the exons ATGCCGGCAGCTCGTCGTTTTCCTGGCCTAgagctctccttccctctcctggcCAGACTGCGGCGACGACTGTACACA AGACTGGGGAGCAGCAGCATGCAGCCAGAGGAGGGCACAGGTTGGTTGCTGGAGCTGCTGTCTGAGGTGCAGCTACAGCAATACTTCCTACGGCTCCGGGATGACCTCAATGTTACCCGCCTGTCCCACTTTGAATATGTTAAGAATGAGGACCTGGAGAAGATTGGCATGGGCCGGCCCG GCCAACGACGGCTATGGGAAGCCGTGAAGAGGAGGAAAGCCATGTGCAAACGCAAGTCTTGGATGAGTAAG GTATTCAGTGGAAAGCGACTGGAGGCAGAGTTTCCCCCTCATCACTCTCAGAGCACCTTCCGGAAGCCCTCGCCCACCCCTGGAGGCCCAGTGGGTGAGGGGCCTCTGCAAAGCCTCACCTGCCTCATTGGGGAAAAAGACCTGCGCCTCCTTGAGAAGCTGGGAGATGGCTCCTTTGGCGTGGTGCGCAGGGGCGAGTGGGACGCCCCTGCAGGGAAGACG GTGAGTGTGGCTGTAAAGTGCCTGAAGCCAGATGTGCTGAGCCAGCCAGAGGCCATGGATGACTTCATCCGGGAGGTCAATGCCATGCATTCACTTGACCACCGAAACCTCATTCGCCTCTATGGTGTAGTGCTTACACCGCCCATGAAGATG GTGACAGAGCTGGCACCTCTGGGATCCCTGTTGGACAGACTACGTAAGCATCAGGGTCACTTCCTCCTGGGGACTCTGAGCCGCTATGCTGTGCAGGTGGCTGAAGGCATGGGCTACCTGGAGTCCAAGCGCTTTATTCACCGTGACCTGGCTGCCCGAAATCTGCTATTGGCTACCCGTGACTTGGTCAAGATTGGGGACTTTGGACTGATGCGAGCACTACCCCAGAATGATGACCACTATGTCATGCAGGAACATCGCAAGGTGCCCTTTGCCTG GTGTGCCCCTGAAAGCCTGAAGACACGTACCTTCTCCCATGCCAGTGACACCTGGATGTTTGGGGTCACATTGTGGGAGATGTTCACCTATGGCCAAGAGCCCTGGATTGGCCTCAATGGCAGTCAG ATCCTGCATAAGATTGATAAGGAGGGGGAGCGACTACCCCGGCCTGAGGACTGCCCCCAGGACATCTATAATGTCATGGTCCAGTGCTGGGCCCATAAGCCAGAAGACAGACCCACGTTTGTGGCCCTGCGGGACTTCCTGCTGGAG gcccagcccactgATATGCGGGCCCTTCAGGACTTTGAGGAACCTGACAAGCTGCACATCCAGATGAATGATGTCATCACTGTCATTGAGGGAAG GGCTGAGAACTACTGGTGGCGTGGACAGAACACACGGACACTGTGCGTGGGACCCTTTCCTCGCAATGTGGTGACCTCCGTGGCTGGCCTGTCAGCCCAGGACATTAGCCAGCCCCTACAGAATAGCTTCATCCACACAGGGCATGGCGACAGTGACCCTCGCCACTGCTGGGGCTTCCCTGACAGGATTGATGA ACTCTATCTGGGAAACCCCATGGATCCTCCCGACCTGCTGAGTGTGGAACTGAGCACCTCCCGACCCACCCAGCACCTAGGAAGGGTGAAAA GGGAGCCTCCACCTCGCCCACCTCAGCCTGCCATCTTCACTCAGAGTAAGTGGGGCTGCTCAGGATGCCTTGGCCCCTGCCCTCGccccctttcttctctcacttctcctctcttcctggaAG AACCAACCTATGACCCTGTGAGTGAGGACCAAGACCTACTATCTGGTGACTTCAAGAGGCTGGGCCTGCGGAAGCCAGGTCTGCCCCGAGGGCTGTGGCTGTCAAAGCCCTCAGCCCGGGTGCCAGGCACCAAGGCAGGCCGAAGCAGTGGTGGCGAGGTCACACTCATTGACTTTGGCGAGGAGCCTGTGATTCCAGCCTCTCGGCCCTGTGCACCCTCTCTGGCACAGCTGGCCATGGACGCCTGCTCCTTGCTGGACAAGACCCCTCCACAGAGTCCTACACGGGCACTGCCACGACCCCTGCATCCCACGCCTGTGGTGGATTGGGATGCACGCCCGCTTCCTCCGCCCCCTACCTATGATGATGTGGCCCAAGACGAAGATGACTTTGAGGTCTGCTCCATCAACAGCACCCTGGTGGGTGCAGGGCTTTCAGCTGGGCCTAGCCAGGGAGAGACCAATTATGCCTTTGTGCCAGAGCAGGGGCGGCTCCCCCCTGCCCTGGAGGACAACCTGTTCCTCCCACCTCAGGGTGGGGGCAAGCCTCCCAGCTTGGCCCAGACCTCAGAGATCTTCCAGGCACTGCAGCAGGAGTGTATGCGGCAGCTGCAGGTCCCAACCGGTTCACTGGCCCCTTCACCCAGCCCAGGGGCTGATGATAAGCCTCAGGTGCCTCCACGGGTGCCCATCCCCCCTCGGCCCACACGCCCACGTGTTGAGCTATCTCCAGCCCCCTCAGGTGAGGAAGAGATAGGTCGTTGGCCTggacctgcctctcctccccgCATACCTCCCCGAGAACCTCTGTCCCCTCAAGGCTCGAGGACCCCCAGCCCCCTGGTACCACCTGGCAGTTCCCCGCTGCCACTCCGGCTCTCAAGCTCACCTGGGAAGACCATGCCCACCACCCAGAGCTTTGCCTCAGACCCCAAGTATGCTACACCCCAGGTGATCCAGGCTCCTGGCCCACGCGCAGGTCCCTGCATCTTGCCCATTGTCCGGGATGGCAAGAAGGTCAGCAACACCCACTATTACTTGTTGCCTGAGCGCCCACCCTACTTGGAGCGCTACCAGCGTTACCTGCACGAGGCCCAGAGCCCTGAAGATCCGGCCCCTCTGCCTGTACCCCTGCTATTGCCCCCGCCCagcaccccagcccctgctgccccCACTGCCACTGTTCGACCAATGCCCCAGGCTGCCCCAGACCCCAAGGCCAACTTCTCCACCAACAACAGCAACCTAGGTGCCCGGCCACCAGCCCTGAGGGCCACTGCTCGGCTTCCACAGAGGGGCTGCCCTGGGGATGGGCCAGAGGCTGGACGGCCAGCAGACAAGATCCAGATG CTACAGGCCATGGTGCATGGGGTGACCACAGAGGAGTGCCAGGCGGCCCTGCAGAGCCACGGCTGGAGCGTGCAGAGGGCTGCCCAGTATCTGAAG GTGGAGCAGCTCTTTGGGCTCGGTCTACGGCCACGAGTGGAGTGCCACAAAGTGCTAGAGATGTTCGACTGGAACCTAGAGCAAGCTGGCTGTCACCTTCTGGGCTCCTGTGGCCCTGCCCACCACAA GCGCTGA
- the Tnk2 gene encoding activated CDC42 kinase 1 isoform X9 — MPAARRFPGLELSFPLLARLRRRLYTRLGSSSMQPEEGTGWLLELLSEVQLQQYFLRLRDDLNVTRLSHFEYVKNEDLEKIGMGRPGQRRLWEAVKRRKAMCKRKSWMSKVFSGKRLEAEFPPHHSQSTFRKPSPTPGGPVGEGPLQSLTCLIGEKDLRLLEKLGDGSFGVVRRGEWDAPAGKTVSVAVKCLKPDVLSQPEAMDDFIREVNAMHSLDHRNLIRLYGVVLTPPMKMVTELAPLGSLLDRLRKHQGHFLLGTLSRYAVQVAEGMGYLESKRFIHRDLAARNLLLATRDLVKIGDFGLMRALPQNDDHYVMQEHRKVPFAWCAPESLKTRTFSHASDTWMFGVTLWEMFTYGQEPWIGLNGSQILHKIDKEGERLPRPEDCPQDIYNVMVQCWAHKPEDRPTFVALRDFLLEAQPTDMRALQDFEEPDKLHIQMNDVITVIEGRAENYWWRGQNTRTLCVGPFPRNVVTSVAGLSAQDISQPLQNSFIHTGHGDSDPRHCWGFPDRIDELYLGNPMDPPDLLSVELSTSRPTQHLGRVKKPTYDPVSEDQDLLSGDFKRLGLRKPGLPRGLWLSKPSARVPGTKAGRSSGGEVTLIDFGEEPVIPASRPCAPSLAQLAMDACSLLDKTPPQSPTRALPRPLHPTPVVDWDARPLPPPPTYDDVAQDEDDFEVCSINSTLVGAGLSAGPSQGETNYAFVPEQGRLPPALEDNLFLPPQGGGKPPSLAQTSEIFQALQQECMRQLQVPTGSLAPSPSPGADDKPQVPPRVPIPPRPTRPRVELSPAPSGEEEIGRWPGPASPPRIPPREPLSPQGSRTPSPLVPPGSSPLPLRLSSSPGKTMPTTQSFASDPKYATPQVIQAPGPRAGPCILPIVRDGKKVSNTHYYLLPERPPYLERYQRYLHEAQSPEDPAPLPVPLLLPPPSTPAPAAPTATVRPMPQAAPDPKANFSTNNSNLGARPPALRATARLPQRGCPGDGPEAGRPADKIQMAMVHGVTTEECQAALQSHGWSVQRAAQYLKVEQLFGLGLRPRVECHKVLEMFDWNLEQAGCHLLGSCGPAHHK, encoded by the exons ATGCCGGCAGCTCGTCGTTTTCCTGGCCTAgagctctccttccctctcctggcCAGACTGCGGCGACGACTGTACACA AGACTGGGGAGCAGCAGCATGCAGCCAGAGGAGGGCACAGGTTGGTTGCTGGAGCTGCTGTCTGAGGTGCAGCTACAGCAATACTTCCTACGGCTCCGGGATGACCTCAATGTTACCCGCCTGTCCCACTTTGAATATGTTAAGAATGAGGACCTGGAGAAGATTGGCATGGGCCGGCCCG GCCAACGACGGCTATGGGAAGCCGTGAAGAGGAGGAAAGCCATGTGCAAACGCAAGTCTTGGATGAGTAAG GTATTCAGTGGAAAGCGACTGGAGGCAGAGTTTCCCCCTCATCACTCTCAGAGCACCTTCCGGAAGCCCTCGCCCACCCCTGGAGGCCCAGTGGGTGAGGGGCCTCTGCAAAGCCTCACCTGCCTCATTGGGGAAAAAGACCTGCGCCTCCTTGAGAAGCTGGGAGATGGCTCCTTTGGCGTGGTGCGCAGGGGCGAGTGGGACGCCCCTGCAGGGAAGACG GTGAGTGTGGCTGTAAAGTGCCTGAAGCCAGATGTGCTGAGCCAGCCAGAGGCCATGGATGACTTCATCCGGGAGGTCAATGCCATGCATTCACTTGACCACCGAAACCTCATTCGCCTCTATGGTGTAGTGCTTACACCGCCCATGAAGATG GTGACAGAGCTGGCACCTCTGGGATCCCTGTTGGACAGACTACGTAAGCATCAGGGTCACTTCCTCCTGGGGACTCTGAGCCGCTATGCTGTGCAGGTGGCTGAAGGCATGGGCTACCTGGAGTCCAAGCGCTTTATTCACCGTGACCTGGCTGCCCGAAATCTGCTATTGGCTACCCGTGACTTGGTCAAGATTGGGGACTTTGGACTGATGCGAGCACTACCCCAGAATGATGACCACTATGTCATGCAGGAACATCGCAAGGTGCCCTTTGCCTG GTGTGCCCCTGAAAGCCTGAAGACACGTACCTTCTCCCATGCCAGTGACACCTGGATGTTTGGGGTCACATTGTGGGAGATGTTCACCTATGGCCAAGAGCCCTGGATTGGCCTCAATGGCAGTCAG ATCCTGCATAAGATTGATAAGGAGGGGGAGCGACTACCCCGGCCTGAGGACTGCCCCCAGGACATCTATAATGTCATGGTCCAGTGCTGGGCCCATAAGCCAGAAGACAGACCCACGTTTGTGGCCCTGCGGGACTTCCTGCTGGAG gcccagcccactgATATGCGGGCCCTTCAGGACTTTGAGGAACCTGACAAGCTGCACATCCAGATGAATGATGTCATCACTGTCATTGAGGGAAG GGCTGAGAACTACTGGTGGCGTGGACAGAACACACGGACACTGTGCGTGGGACCCTTTCCTCGCAATGTGGTGACCTCCGTGGCTGGCCTGTCAGCCCAGGACATTAGCCAGCCCCTACAGAATAGCTTCATCCACACAGGGCATGGCGACAGTGACCCTCGCCACTGCTGGGGCTTCCCTGACAGGATTGATGA ACTCTATCTGGGAAACCCCATGGATCCTCCCGACCTGCTGAGTGTGGAACTGAGCACCTCCCGACCCACCCAGCACCTAGGAAGGGTGAAAA AACCAACCTATGACCCTGTGAGTGAGGACCAAGACCTACTATCTGGTGACTTCAAGAGGCTGGGCCTGCGGAAGCCAGGTCTGCCCCGAGGGCTGTGGCTGTCAAAGCCCTCAGCCCGGGTGCCAGGCACCAAGGCAGGCCGAAGCAGTGGTGGCGAGGTCACACTCATTGACTTTGGCGAGGAGCCTGTGATTCCAGCCTCTCGGCCCTGTGCACCCTCTCTGGCACAGCTGGCCATGGACGCCTGCTCCTTGCTGGACAAGACCCCTCCACAGAGTCCTACACGGGCACTGCCACGACCCCTGCATCCCACGCCTGTGGTGGATTGGGATGCACGCCCGCTTCCTCCGCCCCCTACCTATGATGATGTGGCCCAAGACGAAGATGACTTTGAGGTCTGCTCCATCAACAGCACCCTGGTGGGTGCAGGGCTTTCAGCTGGGCCTAGCCAGGGAGAGACCAATTATGCCTTTGTGCCAGAGCAGGGGCGGCTCCCCCCTGCCCTGGAGGACAACCTGTTCCTCCCACCTCAGGGTGGGGGCAAGCCTCCCAGCTTGGCCCAGACCTCAGAGATCTTCCAGGCACTGCAGCAGGAGTGTATGCGGCAGCTGCAGGTCCCAACCGGTTCACTGGCCCCTTCACCCAGCCCAGGGGCTGATGATAAGCCTCAGGTGCCTCCACGGGTGCCCATCCCCCCTCGGCCCACACGCCCACGTGTTGAGCTATCTCCAGCCCCCTCAGGTGAGGAAGAGATAGGTCGTTGGCCTggacctgcctctcctccccgCATACCTCCCCGAGAACCTCTGTCCCCTCAAGGCTCGAGGACCCCCAGCCCCCTGGTACCACCTGGCAGTTCCCCGCTGCCACTCCGGCTCTCAAGCTCACCTGGGAAGACCATGCCCACCACCCAGAGCTTTGCCTCAGACCCCAAGTATGCTACACCCCAGGTGATCCAGGCTCCTGGCCCACGCGCAGGTCCCTGCATCTTGCCCATTGTCCGGGATGGCAAGAAGGTCAGCAACACCCACTATTACTTGTTGCCTGAGCGCCCACCCTACTTGGAGCGCTACCAGCGTTACCTGCACGAGGCCCAGAGCCCTGAAGATCCGGCCCCTCTGCCTGTACCCCTGCTATTGCCCCCGCCCagcaccccagcccctgctgccccCACTGCCACTGTTCGACCAATGCCCCAGGCTGCCCCAGACCCCAAGGCCAACTTCTCCACCAACAACAGCAACCTAGGTGCCCGGCCACCAGCCCTGAGGGCCACTGCTCGGCTTCCACAGAGGGGCTGCCCTGGGGATGGGCCAGAGGCTGGACGGCCAGCAGACAAGATCCAGATG GCCATGGTGCATGGGGTGACCACAGAGGAGTGCCAGGCGGCCCTGCAGAGCCACGGCTGGAGCGTGCAGAGGGCTGCCCAGTATCTGAAG GTGGAGCAGCTCTTTGGGCTCGGTCTACGGCCACGAGTGGAGTGCCACAAAGTGCTAGAGATGTTCGACTGGAACCTAGAGCAAGCTGGCTGTCACCTTCTGGGCTCCTGTGGCCCTGCCCACCACAAGTGA